In one Silene latifolia isolate original U9 population chromosome 10, ASM4854445v1, whole genome shotgun sequence genomic region, the following are encoded:
- the LOC141605335 gene encoding TPR repeat-containing thioredoxin TTL1-like — MGTILFEPDHGCGFIGGIIRRRKFRPRKASLPSTNTHNKNPTQKVTEKPVQNSDVVNPRTSVSKPSLDSTKSSAQKVSKQEQGNFETKVHNSTVISPRISVSNTARNSNVTTITRTKSSSSSSSSSNLALVKVNKIDQTENGNKLSKIRTDHSQNPAILRVSSGNILKLPQIKGLKNHGNENSPRKSLSSPKMSTKNLECKGTMGNILRRNSEETRVHPEELKSMGNDVYKQGRYEEALMLYNQAIALDSNMAAYWSNKSAALTALGRLLEAVVACKEAVKIDPLYPRAQHRLATLYFRLGYPEEALNHFSLSGSTANFVENNQAKALESCLSKCTIAKQHKDWTALVKQTQNAFALGSDSALQVYALQAQALLNLHRHDEAYAVLKRKPEFDMDSYTRIFGHERSTYVYLIDAQVYTAVGRFEDGITAAQNGLQVNPGDKDLRTILITAQSMSSARSKGNRLFKEQKFLEACNVYSEGLEYNQYNSVLLCNRAASRSKLGQFEKALEDCTLALSLQPSYSKARLRRAHCNGQLGRWEASVQDYEILIREKPGDEEVGRALFEAKIQLKKQCGEDVKDMKFEPEVILVSSIECFRHLITSPGMSVVLFCNKSNQEMSVPLLEQVCPRFPSINFLKVEVEDHPYLTKSEEVNYIPAFKIYKNGSRVRDIPGNNLKLLETSVKLYSS; from the exons ATGGGCACAATCTTGTTTGAGCCTGATCATGGTTGTGGGTTCATAGGAGGAATCATTCGACGTCGAAAATTCCGGCCAAGAAAAGCCTCTCTTCCTTCAACAAATACCCATAACAAGAATCCAACCCAAAAGGTTACTGAAAAACCAGTTCAGAATTCTGATGTTGTTAATCCAAGAACCTCGGTTTCGAAACCGTCCCTTGATTCAACAAAGAGTTCAGCTCAAAAGGTGTCCAAACAAGAACAGGGGAATTTTGAAACCAAAGTTCATAATTCTACTGTTATTAGTCCAAGAATTTCAGTTTCTAATACTGCAAGAAACTCTAATGTTACTACTATCACCAGGACAAAATCTTCgtcgtcgtcttcatcatctAGCAATCTAGCACTTGTTAAGGTAAACAAAATTGACCAAACTGAAAATGGTAATAAGCTTAGTAAAATTCGGACTGATCATTCTCAAAACCCGGCAATTCTCCGAGTTTCTTCAGGAAATATACTGAAATTACCCCAAATAAAAGGGTTAAAAAACCATGGAAATGAAAATTCACCTAGGAAGAGTCTATCAAGTCCTAAAATGTCTACAAAAAATTTGGAATGCAAGGGTACAATGGGTAATATACTAAGGCGAAATAGCGAAGAAACACGGGTTCATCCTGAGGAGTTAAAATCCATGGGGAATGATGTGTATAAGCAAGGGAGATATGAAGAGGCTTTGATGTTGTATAATCAAGCAATAGCTTTGGATTCAAACATGGCCGCTTACTGGAGCAACAAGAGTGCGGCTTTAACGGCTCTAGGTCGGCTCTTGGAAGCTGTCGTAGCGTGTAAGGAAGCCGTGAAGATTGATCCTTTGTATCCACGAGCTCAACATCGTCTTGCTACGCTTTATTTCAG ACTTGGATATCCAGAGGAAGCACTAAATCATTTCAGTCTCTCAGGAAGCACCGCGAATTTTGTGGAGAATAATCAAGCCAAAGCTCTAGAATCATGTCTCAGCAAGTGTACTATTGCCAAGCAACATAAGGATTGGACAGCTTTAGTTAAACAAACTCAGAATGCTTTCGCTCTTGGCTCCGACTCTGCATTACAG GTCTATGCACTTCAAGCCCAAGCCTTGCTGAATCTTCACAGGCACGACGAAGCATATGCAGTCTTGAAGCGAAAACCTGAATTCGACATGGATTCTTATACTCGAATATTTGGTCATGAAAGGAGCACTTATGTGTACTTGATTGATGCACAGGTTTATACTGCAGTTGGCAGGTTTGAAGATGGCATCACAGCAGCACAGAATGGTCTCCAAGTAAATCCGGGCGACAAGGATTTACGGACAATACTAATCACAGCACAGTCTATGTCTTCAGCAAGGTCAAAGGGAAACAGGCTCTTTAAGGAGCAAAAGTTCTTAGAAGCTTGCAATGTGTATAGTGAAGGACTGGAGTATAATCAATATAACTCAGTACTTCTATGTAATCGAGCAGCTTCTCGTTCTAAACTAGGCCAGTTTGAAAAAGCCCTGGAAGATTGTACACTGGCTCTCAGTCTCCAACCTTCTTACAGCAAGGCCAGACTACGTCGTGCTCATTGTAATGGACAATTGGGCCGATGGGAAGCTTCGGTTCAAGATTATGAGATTTTGATTCGAGAAAAGCCAGGGGATGAGGAGGTAGGCCGCGCTTTGTTCGAGGCTAAGATTCAGCTTAAGAAGCAATGTGGTGAAGATGTTAAGGACATGAAGTTTGAGCCAGAAGTGATCTTGGTTTCTAGCATTGAGTGTTTCAGACACCTGATTACCTCACCAG GGATGTCTGTGGTGCTGTTCTGCAACAAGTCTAACCAGGAAATGTCTGTTCCACTCCTGGAACAAGTTTGTCCTAGATTTCCATCCATCAATTTTCTCAAG GTGGAGGTGGAAGATCATCCATATTTAACAAAGTCAGAGGAGGTAAACTACATTCCAGCATTCAAAATATACAAGAATGGATCAAGGGTCAGAGATATTCCTGGAAACAACCTCAAATTATTAGAAACTTCAGTCAAATTATACAGCAGTTAA